In a genomic window of bacterium:
- a CDS encoding LamG domain-containing protein, producing MNKYVMLAIWLLCSAVVVYGGPPPGPFNPDGDTVLLLHFDDTTYIDLSPNAFSVSMSTIAGYSDPTIGTSMYGFGKALFGAGGNINGLIIDTTGSISRTEGPITIEAWYILPSVNSTLEYSNCVLDLGAGRFLLSIRNPGIPADTSGNHYMQLVAYTLSGSPQWDYCSIRPQDGFTYDEWHHYAMVYDISEPIDVDKVKFYFDGNQIATNLGGTPITEAYWKIYYPALAAGRVWIPTAPTTNLMPFRGAVDE from the coding sequence ATGAACAAATATGTTATGCTGGCGATATGGCTTTTATGTAGTGCAGTTGTTGTCTACGGCGGACCGCCACCAGGGCCGTTTAATCCGGATGGTGATACTGTGTTATTGCTTCATTTTGATGATACTACCTATATTGACCTTAGTCCGAATGCCTTTTCGGTGAGTATGTCAACCATTGCGGGGTATAGTGACCCTACTATAGGAACTTCAATGTATGGTTTTGGAAAAGCATTATTTGGTGCCGGCGGAAATATCAACGGATTAATTATCGATACTACGGGCTCGATATCACGTACTGAAGGACCGATAACTATTGAAGCATGGTATATTTTACCAAGCGTAAATAGCACGCTTGAATATTCAAATTGCGTTCTTGATTTAGGGGCCGGCCGATTCCTATTATCAATACGTAATCCAGGAATTCCAGCAGATACCTCGGGTAACCACTATATGCAGTTGGTTGCATATACATTGTCTGGATCTCCCCAATGGGATTATTGTTCGATTAGACCACAAGACGGATTCACTTATGATGAGTGGCATCATTATGCTATGGTTTATGATATATCTGAACCCATTGATGTCGATAAAGTTAAATTTTACTTCGATGGGAATCAAATTGCTACCAATTTAGGTGGTACTCCAATAACCGAAGCATATTGGAAAATATATTATCCTGCACTTGCTGCAGGACGGGTCTGGATTCCTACTGCACCGACTACGAATCTAATGCCATTCCGTGGTGCGGTAGATGAAC
- a CDS encoding LacI family transcriptional regulator — MKPKTTLKDIAKKLNISVSSVSLALNNKPGISDSLRKEIYKTCLELGYNLDRFNQNEGFGGNVGLLLREEFLVSGEAFYTRMVHAAQEEAERRNYHVILNSVSQQEISDFEKPHFFQNDIKGILIAGYMPPDYVRFLLRQQVPIVLMGYDIVNLRLDSIECENFIGAYTAVNYLIEKGHRTIGLIGGVPEHYSPLLRMAGYRMALAQAQLPLIPEIIVDDLPQSNIILGLEATLDILKRYKGKIDAFFCVTDNYATGCMKAIREAGYRVPEEISVVGFDNMDWVAHLTPGLTTMNIPTLQMGLAGMQRLLELIEAKVNQQENVPRKILFPVELVVRESVAEVKSAIEVQNGVSA, encoded by the coding sequence ATGAAACCAAAAACTACCTTAAAAGATATTGCAAAAAAATTGAATATTTCTGTTTCGAGTGTATCCTTAGCACTAAATAATAAACCTGGTATCTCAGACTCACTTCGTAAAGAAATTTATAAAACCTGTCTTGAGCTCGGATATAATCTTGACCGATTTAACCAAAATGAAGGGTTCGGAGGTAATGTAGGTTTATTATTGCGTGAGGAGTTTTTAGTAAGTGGTGAAGCGTTTTATACCCGGATGGTGCATGCAGCGCAAGAAGAAGCCGAACGACGTAATTATCATGTAATATTGAATTCAGTTTCACAACAAGAAATATCCGATTTTGAGAAACCGCATTTTTTTCAGAATGATATTAAAGGAATTTTAATCGCTGGATATATGCCTCCGGACTATGTTCGATTTCTATTACGGCAGCAGGTACCGATAGTATTAATGGGATATGATATCGTTAATCTTAGGTTAGATAGTATTGAATGTGAAAATTTTATAGGCGCATATACTGCGGTGAATTATTTGATCGAAAAAGGACACAGAACGATTGGATTAATTGGTGGAGTCCCGGAACATTACTCACCATTATTACGGATGGCAGGATATCGAATGGCATTAGCACAAGCCCAACTACCGCTCATACCTGAAATAATCGTTGACGATTTACCGCAATCAAATATTATTCTTGGCCTCGAAGCAACTCTAGATATTTTGAAAAGATACAAAGGGAAAATTGACGCCTTTTTCTGTGTAACTGATAACTATGCTACAGGATGTATGAAAGCAATCCGCGAAGCAGGATATCGAGTACCAGAAGAAATTAGCGTTGTTGGTTTTGATAATATGGATTGGGTAGCGCATTTAACCCCAGGACTAACCACGATGAATATTCCAACATTGCAAATGGGATTAGCCGGAATGCAACGGTTACTCGAATTGATTGAAGCAAAAGTGAACCAGCAGGAAAATGTCCCACGAAAAATTCTTTTTCCTGTAGAGTTAGTTGTTCGCGAATCAGTAGCGGAAGTAAAAAGCGCAATTGAAGTGCAAAATGGAGTATCAGCATAG
- a CDS encoding helix-turn-helix domain-containing protein produces MDATEDRYLSLKELSRYSGLSVSSLKRRLREPDGIPHFKTGHRVLVKKSEFDLWIERNCRPKVDPGPERVAQLTADIMRSIAHYQNAA; encoded by the coding sequence ATGGATGCCACTGAAGACCGCTATTTATCACTAAAAGAATTAAGTCGGTATTCCGGATTATCTGTGTCGTCCCTGAAAAGGCGGTTGCGTGAACCGGATGGAATTCCGCATTTCAAAACCGGTCATCGGGTCTTGGTTAAGAAATCGGAATTTGACCTCTGGATAGAACGAAACTGCCGTCCAAAAGTGGATCCAGGGCCAGAACGAGTTGCACAGTTAACCGCTGATATTATGAGATCAATCGCACATTATCAAAATGCAGCTTGA
- a CDS encoding phage integrase SAM-like domain-containing protein has protein sequence MAAVWVKQQDKKYNKKDKWSVFIKVPGKKNPIFRAIGYDKKEAEKVAADNRKKLALEFHLPDTGNNHIKKSTITFKEYADKWYQTHSPFDRHNQLINPACLQDQLHWKPTTAIRNEELIRLYLIPVFGELPMENISKTKIKDYFINLSKQGKIKPRTVSSIFSALRTILNEAIVDEIISANPVNGIAKYLKQYSKGKIQTVEIFSEDEVRAILRTAKESFPHYYPFILCDVLLGLE, from the coding sequence ATGGCCGCAGTATGGGTAAAACAGCAGGATAAAAAATATAATAAAAAAGATAAATGGTCGGTGTTTATCAAGGTTCCTGGTAAAAAGAATCCGATTTTCCGAGCTATTGGTTATGATAAGAAGGAAGCGGAAAAAGTTGCGGCGGATAACCGGAAAAAATTAGCGCTTGAATTTCACCTACCGGATACCGGAAATAACCATATAAAGAAATCGACCATAACCTTCAAAGAATATGCGGATAAATGGTATCAAACGCATTCGCCATTCGATAGGCATAATCAATTGATAAATCCAGCATGTCTACAGGATCAGCTCCATTGGAAACCAACCACAGCGATCCGGAATGAAGAACTTATTCGGCTCTATCTGATACCAGTATTCGGTGAACTTCCGATGGAGAATATTAGTAAGACCAAAATTAAAGATTATTTTATCAACTTATCTAAACAGGGTAAGATCAAACCTAGAACCGTTAGTTCGATTTTTTCGGCACTCCGGACTATACTCAATGAAGCGATAGTAGATGAAATTATTAGCGCCAATCCGGTAAACGGTATCGCCAAATACCTGAAACAATATAGTAAGGGGAAAATACAAACAGTAGAAATCTTTTCGGAAGATGAAGTGCGGGCTATCTTACGCACCGCTAAAGAATCGTTCCCACATTATTATCCGTTTATTTTATGTGATGTGCTGCTCGGACTGGAATGA
- a CDS encoding tyrosine-type recombinase/integrase, translated as MRIGELVALRWKDIDFAHKLIEVNKSFSHGYETPPKNGKLRKVDISQQLEKTLLLWKANQQELYESLGKSNPELVFCTIKGNRINPNHFRDWTWHECLKKAGARYLKFHTWRHQYAAFLLMNGVSPV; from the coding sequence ATGAGAATAGGAGAATTAGTGGCGTTACGCTGGAAGGACATCGATTTTGCCCACAAACTCATTGAGGTTAATAAATCATTCTCACACGGATATGAAACGCCACCCAAAAATGGTAAGCTACGAAAAGTTGATATCTCGCAGCAACTGGAAAAAACCCTCCTTCTCTGGAAAGCGAACCAGCAAGAATTATATGAATCATTAGGTAAGTCGAATCCGGAGCTCGTATTTTGCACGATTAAAGGAAACCGCATTAATCCAAATCATTTCCGGGACTGGACCTGGCATGAATGTCTGAAAAAAGCCGGGGCCCGTTATCTTAAGTTCCATACTTGGCGTCATCAATATGCCGCGTTTTTATTAATGAATGGCGTCTCGCCAGTCTAG
- a CDS encoding Spy/CpxP family protein refolding chaperone codes for MIKNRWLILVLILLITGVGIAEQPNKPEADKCIWGENPLYPIPNTGMNPSMNIGVNPGGPGMLRFDAIDQLMLWEQAAKLLDLSPEQKKQIETIFIEQKKKNIRLKAELEVQKIDLLNALRDTTIDEAQIKEISRKIGRLTAEMIESGIDSILQAKKVLTPEQQKKALQFIQRLIQRRSVMPMLGQGQHPPIIPPGSMPREYTPQYPSGFKSFDESEPDKEQLQEEESGND; via the coding sequence ATGATTAAAAATCGATGGCTTATTTTAGTTTTAATTCTGCTGATTACCGGGGTTGGTATTGCTGAGCAACCAAATAAACCGGAAGCAGATAAATGTATATGGGGAGAAAATCCGTTGTATCCGATACCGAATACGGGGATGAATCCAAGCATGAATATAGGAGTAAATCCGGGTGGACCAGGGATGCTCCGATTTGATGCGATAGACCAATTGATGTTATGGGAACAAGCGGCGAAATTGTTAGATTTGTCTCCTGAACAGAAGAAACAAATCGAAACGATTTTTATTGAACAGAAAAAGAAGAATATCCGATTGAAAGCCGAGCTAGAGGTTCAGAAAATAGACCTATTAAATGCGTTACGAGATACTACTATCGACGAAGCGCAAATTAAAGAAATCAGTAGAAAAATTGGAAGGTTAACAGCAGAAATGATTGAATCTGGTATAGACAGTATTTTACAAGCGAAAAAAGTATTGACTCCGGAACAACAGAAGAAAGCTTTACAGTTCATTCAGCGATTAATCCAAAGACGCAGTGTCATGCCTATGCTGGGACAAGGACAACATCCACCAATCATACCACCGGGCTCGATGCCACGTGAATATACTCCCCAGTATCCGAGCGGATTTAAATCCTTTGACGAGAGTGAACCAGACAAAGAACAGCTACAAGAAGAAGAATCGGGAAACGATTAA
- a CDS encoding radical SAM protein has protein sequence MSYPLNICSACLRDQFDNVRAQVEHVHCKIRAEFGLPEYAPKQPDGIRCGICVHECRMGIGMRSYCGLRLNCENQLSGVSATQANVSWYFDRLPTNCVADWVCPGGTGCGYPDYAYVNGAEYGYKNLAVFYHACTFDCLFCQNWHYREQTFNQNYVTAEQLADVVDGRTACICYFGGDPTAQLPHAILVARLAQHKKRNRILRICWETNGSMNPELLGEMLELSLESGGCIKFDLKAWTESVHIGLCGTSNKRTLSNFALAAERVPERPIPPLVIASTLLIPGYVEIDEVSKLAQFIARLNPDIPYSLLAFHPEFYMTDLPPTSKKLAEDCKQAALHAGVNRVNIGNIHLLTG, from the coding sequence GTGTCTTATCCACTCAATATTTGTTCAGCCTGTTTGCGGGATCAATTTGATAACGTGAGAGCGCAGGTTGAACACGTCCATTGTAAAATACGTGCAGAATTTGGTCTGCCGGAATATGCACCCAAACAACCCGATGGTATCCGGTGCGGGATATGCGTTCACGAATGCAGGATGGGAATAGGTATGCGCAGTTATTGCGGATTGCGATTGAACTGTGAGAATCAACTCAGCGGAGTTTCAGCAACGCAAGCGAATGTATCGTGGTATTTCGACCGATTACCTACTAACTGTGTTGCCGATTGGGTATGTCCCGGCGGAACGGGTTGTGGGTATCCCGACTATGCTTATGTCAATGGGGCAGAGTATGGATATAAAAATTTGGCGGTGTTCTACCATGCGTGTACATTCGATTGTCTTTTTTGCCAGAACTGGCATTATCGAGAACAAACATTTAACCAAAATTATGTTACCGCTGAACAACTTGCAGATGTAGTCGACGGGAGAACCGCATGTATATGTTATTTTGGCGGCGATCCAACCGCACAGTTACCCCATGCGATTTTAGTTGCTCGACTAGCACAACATAAAAAACGAAATCGGATTCTCCGTATCTGCTGGGAAACAAACGGGTCAATGAATCCTGAATTATTAGGAGAGATGCTCGAGTTAAGTTTAGAATCTGGCGGATGTATTAAATTTGATTTGAAAGCGTGGACGGAATCGGTTCATATTGGATTATGTGGTACGAGCAATAAGCGCACATTATCGAATTTCGCTCTTGCTGCAGAGCGCGTTCCAGAACGACCAATTCCACCACTTGTAATAGCAAGTACATTATTAATTCCAGGGTATGTTGAAATTGATGAGGTAAGTAAACTAGCTCAGTTTATCGCTCGTTTAAATCCGGATATACCATATTCATTGCTTGCGTTCCATCCGGAATTTTATATGACTGATCTACCACCAACATCAAAAAAACTCGCCGAAGATTGTAAACAGGCAGCATTACATGCCGGGGTTAATCGAGTTAATATTGGAAATATCCATCTCTTAACGGGGTGA
- the nfi gene encoding deoxyribonuclease V (cleaves DNA at apurinic or apyrimidinic sites), producing MKYPSLHSWTVTPQEAITIQNALRDQIRYISINIAWSKCDVIAGIDVGYSISRNQATAGVVVLQYPTLKIVESVTATKRIQFPYVPGLLTFREGPVILSAVRQLKTVPDVFLFDGQGIAHPRRMGIATHLGLWLNKPTIGCAKSLLYGHGVTPGSKRGEISYLFDEKESNEIIGAIVRTRTQVRPVYVSVGHKIDLKQAIEIVLTCTQKYRIPEPIRLAHILIKQKEKNR from the coding sequence ATGAAATATCCATCGCTCCATTCTTGGACAGTTACTCCGCAAGAAGCTATAACCATTCAGAACGCACTGCGAGACCAGATTCGATACATTTCGATAAATATAGCATGGAGCAAATGCGATGTAATTGCTGGTATTGATGTGGGGTACTCTATTTCGCGAAATCAAGCAACCGCTGGAGTAGTGGTTTTACAGTATCCTACGTTAAAAATTGTTGAATCCGTTACCGCAACTAAAAGGATTCAATTTCCCTATGTTCCCGGTTTATTAACCTTTCGTGAAGGACCGGTTATTCTGTCAGCAGTTAGACAACTTAAAACCGTGCCGGATGTTTTCTTATTTGATGGTCAAGGGATCGCTCATCCACGGAGAATGGGAATTGCAACGCATCTTGGACTCTGGTTAAATAAACCGACGATCGGTTGTGCGAAAAGTTTACTCTATGGTCATGGGGTAACTCCAGGGAGTAAAAGAGGAGAAATATCATATTTATTTGATGAAAAAGAGTCCAATGAAATTATCGGAGCTATCGTTAGGACAAGAACACAGGTACGACCGGTTTATGTATCTGTCGGGCATAAAATTGATTTAAAACAAGCAATTGAAATTGTTCTCACGTGTACTCAAAAATATCGGATTCCAGAACCGATTCGGCTAGCGCATATTTTGATAAAACAGAAAGAGAAGAACCGATGA
- a CDS encoding MTH938/NDUFAF3 family protein, with the protein MHIDSYDFGKIVINGQEFRSDVIIYPDYVDSNWWRKIGHELGIVDVGEVLTRNPEILIIGTGYFGFMRILPETEKYLQERHIRLLAGKTGVVCKEYNQLAECKTQVIAMMHLTC; encoded by the coding sequence ATGCATATCGACTCGTATGATTTTGGTAAAATCGTCATTAATGGGCAAGAGTTTCGATCTGATGTAATCATCTATCCGGATTATGTAGACAGTAATTGGTGGAGAAAGATAGGCCATGAACTCGGGATAGTTGATGTAGGAGAAGTCTTAACTCGTAATCCTGAAATTCTTATTATCGGAACAGGATATTTCGGGTTTATGCGCATCCTACCGGAAACTGAAAAATATCTGCAGGAACGGCATATTCGATTACTCGCTGGAAAAACAGGAGTCGTATGTAAAGAATATAACCAGCTTGCAGAATGTAAAACGCAGGTTATTGCTATGATGCATCTAACGTGTTGA
- a CDS encoding Clp1/GlmU family protein: MIIPSPEWKSVITEMFKQPGLIMLLGAIDTGKSTFAQYLIQQALEQKLTVALIDADMGQSTLGLPGTIGMRCFTHPTDFPKDHLTLDVQELSKTSKVVLHFIGDTTPVGHLLTTLVGIKKLVEKAVVYNANLVVIDTTGLVYGDIAQELKFRKIELLRPKYLVAFQRNKEIEHLLSPQEKLGWNKIYRLFVSEKVVPRTQEMRRMYREKKFAAYFSSAQLLEIPLSQVGFHNMWFNLGRKLHQNEVAFIETTLETTVLYGEKFGDSIGLVIDGGYTRDEFYKLSSHFGIKKFHITEFGQLQNLMIGLNSEQNETLGIGLIDDINFPSKEIKIFTPLVDITSVHLLEFGFIRIDHSGKELGRNNANSHNVKLWSRTADSE; this comes from the coding sequence ATGATAATCCCATCTCCTGAATGGAAATCAGTGATAACGGAAATGTTCAAACAACCGGGTCTAATCATGCTGTTAGGTGCAATTGATACGGGGAAAAGTACGTTTGCGCAATATCTAATTCAGCAAGCACTTGAACAAAAATTAACCGTTGCGTTAATTGATGCTGATATGGGTCAGTCAACATTGGGCTTACCAGGTACGATTGGAATGAGATGTTTTACTCATCCAACCGATTTTCCGAAAGATCATTTAACTCTCGACGTGCAAGAACTTAGCAAAACATCAAAAGTGGTATTACACTTTATCGGAGATACTACGCCAGTTGGTCATCTGTTGACCACGCTTGTTGGAATAAAGAAACTGGTTGAAAAAGCAGTGGTATACAACGCGAATCTGGTTGTGATTGACACTACCGGCTTAGTTTATGGCGATATAGCGCAAGAGTTAAAATTTCGTAAAATTGAACTATTGCGTCCGAAATATCTAGTTGCATTTCAGCGGAATAAAGAAATCGAGCATCTACTGTCCCCGCAGGAGAAACTCGGTTGGAATAAGATATACCGGTTATTCGTTTCTGAAAAAGTTGTCCCACGAACCCAAGAGATGCGACGCATGTATCGCGAAAAGAAATTTGCTGCATATTTTAGTTCAGCACAATTACTTGAAATACCGTTAAGTCAAGTTGGATTTCATAACATGTGGTTTAATCTTGGGAGAAAGCTGCATCAAAATGAAGTTGCCTTTATAGAAACTACACTGGAGACCACGGTACTTTATGGTGAAAAATTCGGTGATAGTATTGGTTTAGTTATTGACGGAGGATATACCCGAGATGAATTTTATAAACTCAGTTCACATTTTGGGATAAAGAAATTTCACATTACTGAATTCGGACAACTTCAGAATTTAATGATCGGACTCAACTCTGAACAGAATGAGACTCTTGGTATCGGGTTGATTGACGATATCAATTTTCCGTCAAAAGAAATAAAAATATTTACACCTTTAGTCGATATTACATCTGTTCACTTGCTCGAATTTGGTTTCATCCGTATTGACCACTCGGGGAAAGAACTGGGACGAAATAATGCCAATAGCCATAATGTAAAACTATGGAGTAGAACCGCTGATTCCGAATAA
- a CDS encoding SOS response-associated peptidase, whose amino-acid sequence MCGRFILLEPERIIQRYAIQEKPAFSVTARYNIAPGQLVPIVIRENPIRLELMKWGLIPFWAKDPAIGYQMINARAETIAEKPSFKSALQSKRCLVPASGFYEWKEINGQKMPYLIKLKEVSLFSFAGLYDIWLDESKQEIKTFTIITTAANAFIASIHNRMPVILRPSDEEVWIDVAHKDTSRLLSLLKPYPDEAMEMYPVSTAVNNPKNDSPELIQPISSHIMDS is encoded by the coding sequence ATGTGTGGTAGGTTTATTCTCTTAGAGCCAGAACGTATCATCCAGCGATATGCAATTCAAGAAAAACCAGCATTTTCGGTAACCGCACGATATAACATCGCTCCTGGGCAACTCGTTCCAATTGTGATTCGAGAAAATCCGATTCGGTTAGAATTAATGAAATGGGGATTAATCCCATTCTGGGCGAAAGACCCTGCTATCGGTTACCAGATGATAAACGCTCGAGCTGAAACGATTGCGGAAAAACCGTCTTTTAAATCGGCGTTGCAATCGAAACGATGTCTAGTACCAGCATCTGGGTTTTATGAGTGGAAAGAAATCAACGGACAAAAAATGCCGTATTTAATTAAATTGAAAGAGGTTTCCTTATTTTCTTTTGCTGGGTTATACGACATTTGGTTGGATGAATCGAAACAGGAAATTAAAACATTCACCATTATTACTACCGCAGCAAACGCATTCATTGCATCTATCCATAATCGAATGCCGGTGATTCTCCGACCATCTGATGAAGAAGTCTGGATAGATGTTGCGCATAAAGATACTTCTCGTTTACTGTCTCTGCTAAAACCTTATCCTGATGAAGCGATGGAAATGTATCCCGTTTCAACCGCAGTTAATAATCCAAAAAATGATTCACCGGAATTAATCCAACCAATCTCCTCGCACATAATGGATAGCTAA
- a CDS encoding DUF362 domain-containing protein, whose translation MANKVYFGSAKQYQLKAEETLPAKLDLILDKLAIRDRVKNEIVAIKMHLGGNVGYSTIHPVFVRKVVKAVKDGGGKPFVTDTTRSAISAAERGYSTETLGCPVYPISGLQEKYFYTFQKVYRNIQEWKMGGFIHDATFLIDFAHVKGHPSCSYGGAIKNLALGGFIGETRANIHDVVHFEPYWFPEQCSDRKTMQKIIDSCPMQALVFDKKDSHKLHLHFEPCNQCFECLKVAPDGALKLSPELFASFQVACAIAAGLVLSTFRPEKRVFINLINNVTPVCDCFGFTGMPILPDIGILGSDDIVAIEQASLDLLKPHKILAENLPGEMRYQPRVKGHPLQKIHGVYKDPYIVVQELEKLGFGSRKYELVDVYPVKRPKEFKSAYIPADER comes from the coding sequence ATGGCTAACAAAGTATATTTTGGTTCCGCTAAACAGTATCAATTAAAAGCAGAAGAAACTTTACCAGCTAAATTAGATTTAATTCTCGATAAACTCGCGATTCGCGACCGAGTAAAGAACGAAATCGTTGCCATCAAAATGCATCTGGGTGGTAATGTCGGCTATTCGACCATACATCCGGTTTTTGTCAGAAAGGTGGTTAAAGCGGTGAAAGATGGTGGCGGAAAACCATTTGTAACCGATACGACTCGGTCAGCAATTTCTGCAGCCGAACGCGGATATTCTACCGAAACTCTCGGATGTCCGGTGTATCCAATCTCTGGTTTACAGGAAAAATATTTCTATACTTTCCAAAAAGTATATCGAAACATTCAAGAATGGAAAATGGGCGGATTTATTCACGATGCCACGTTTCTTATAGATTTCGCGCATGTTAAAGGGCATCCTTCATGCAGTTATGGCGGCGCCATTAAAAACTTGGCTCTTGGAGGATTTATCGGTGAAACACGGGCGAACATACATGATGTCGTTCATTTCGAACCCTACTGGTTTCCAGAACAATGTTCGGATAGAAAAACGATGCAGAAAATAATTGACTCGTGCCCGATGCAAGCACTGGTTTTTGATAAGAAAGACTCGCATAAATTGCATTTGCATTTTGAACCGTGCAATCAATGTTTTGAATGTTTGAAAGTCGCACCGGATGGCGCATTGAAACTATCGCCGGAGTTATTTGCTTCGTTTCAGGTAGCGTGTGCTATTGCAGCGGGATTAGTTTTATCAACGTTCAGACCGGAAAAACGGGTTTTCATTAATCTCATCAATAACGTTACGCCGGTTTGTGATTGTTTTGGATTCACTGGAATGCCAATTTTACCGGATATTGGTATTCTCGGTTCAGATGATATCGTAGCAATTGAACAAGCATCGTTAGATTTATTAAAACCACATAAAATTTTAGCAGAAAATCTACCAGGTGAAATGCGATATCAACCGAGGGTTAAAGGTCACCCGTTACAGAAAATTCATGGGGTATATAAAGACCCGTATATTGTGGTGCAAGAATTAGAAAAACTGGGGTTTGGAAGTCGAAAATATGAATTGGTTGATGTGTATCCGGTGAAACGACCGAAAGAATTCAAATCTGCGTATATTCCCGCAGATGAGAGATAG
- a CDS encoding DUF4412 domain-containing protein, with protein sequence MKVRLMLLCWLSILFSIGICFAEPTNYTAMMVMDTMQSNYARDGKKIRTEMNIGEMGKMIHIVRADVKKNIMLNPATKMYFENVWEENKMQSDPAMFESDPNYKIDKVKVGTETIDKHPCVKYTVTITNKKTGEKHTGTIWEATDLQNLVIKYEMIQDNKKMTIEWKNIKLNAATTDMFEVPAGYKKANSMMELMGMGAMGGMPGRSRGKMP encoded by the coding sequence ATGAAGGTTAGACTTATGCTGCTATGTTGGTTGAGTATACTTTTTAGCATAGGAATTTGTTTTGCTGAACCAACTAATTATACCGCAATGATGGTTATGGATACCATGCAATCGAATTATGCACGCGATGGCAAGAAAATCCGCACCGAAATGAATATAGGTGAAATGGGCAAAATGATTCATATCGTTCGCGCTGATGTAAAAAAGAATATTATGCTTAACCCTGCGACAAAGATGTATTTTGAAAATGTCTGGGAAGAAAATAAGATGCAATCTGACCCGGCAATGTTCGAGAGTGATCCCAACTATAAAATAGATAAGGTGAAGGTTGGTACAGAAACAATCGATAAACATCCGTGCGTCAAATATACCGTAACGATTACTAATAAAAAAACTGGCGAAAAACATACCGGCACGATTTGGGAAGCAACCGATTTACAGAATCTGGTAATTAAATATGAAATGATACAGGATAATAAAAAGATGACGATAGAATGGAAAAATATTAAGTTGAATGCGGCAACCACGGATATGTTTGAAGTTCCTGCTGGATACAAAAAAGCGAACAGTATGATGGAATTGATGGGTATGGGAGCTATGGGTGGAATGCCAGGACGGTCACGGGGGAAAATGCCATAG